One genomic region from Bactrocera tryoni isolate S06 chromosome 3, CSIRO_BtryS06_freeze2, whole genome shotgun sequence encodes:
- the LOC120772821 gene encoding DNA replication inhibitor plutonium isoform X2 encodes MSFLKSVEDSSTTVLRALLAQYKSNPQQYDLEETDIYGNTPLLKACYLGRRDHVELLLKRGANLKAMNYLGQNALTLATYCGSLDVVRLLLRFRSYTDFNKSSIVPALCVACLRRNHTLINYFRRFPSSEEELTTAHGI; translated from the exons ATGAGTT TTTTGAAGTCCGTTGAAGATAGCAGCACAACCGTTTTGCGTGCCTTATTGGCTCAGTACAAAAGTAATCCACAGCAATATGACCTGGAGGAGACCGATATCTATGGCAATACGCCACTACTGAAGGCCTGCTATTTGGGCCGACGTGATCATGTGGAATTGCTGCTAAAACGCGGTGCGAACTTGAAAGCAATGAACTATTTGG GTCAAAATGCGCTAACGCTGGCCACTTATTGCGGCAGTTTGGATGTGGTGCGTTTGCTCTTGCGCTTTCGCTCCTATACGGATTTCAATAAATCCTCCATAGTACCGGCCTTATGTGTGGCCTGTCTGCGTCGTAATCACACGCTTATCAACTACTTTAGACGTTTTCCAAGCTCAGAGGAGGAACTGACGACCGCGCATGGTATttga
- the LOC120772821 gene encoding DNA replication inhibitor plutonium isoform X1 produces MSFLKSVEDSSTTVLRALLAQYKSNPQQYDLEETDIYGNTPLLKACYLGRRDHVELLLKRGANLKAMNYLGQNALTLATYCGSLDVVRLLLRFRSYTDFNKSSIVPALCVACLRRNHTLINYFRRFPSSEEELTTAHGMTPAQISECVEVCDKVYGKQSSQGASGSSAAYRMR; encoded by the exons ATGAGTT TTTTGAAGTCCGTTGAAGATAGCAGCACAACCGTTTTGCGTGCCTTATTGGCTCAGTACAAAAGTAATCCACAGCAATATGACCTGGAGGAGACCGATATCTATGGCAATACGCCACTACTGAAGGCCTGCTATTTGGGCCGACGTGATCATGTGGAATTGCTGCTAAAACGCGGTGCGAACTTGAAAGCAATGAACTATTTGG GTCAAAATGCGCTAACGCTGGCCACTTATTGCGGCAGTTTGGATGTGGTGCGTTTGCTCTTGCGCTTTCGCTCCTATACGGATTTCAATAAATCCTCCATAGTACCGGCCTTATGTGTGGCCTGTCTGCGTCGTAATCACACGCTTATCAACTACTTTAGACGTTTTCCAAGCTCAGAGGAGGAACTGACGACCGCGCATG GCATGACTCCAGCACAGATTAGCGAATGCGTGGAGGTCTGTGATAAAGTATACGGTAAGCAAAGCAGTCAAGGCGCATCTGGCAGTAGCGCAGCTTATAGGATGCGTTAA